The Roseicyclus marinus genome has a segment encoding these proteins:
- a CDS encoding DUF1636 domain-containing protein, whose product MTRPAETVELLVCIKCRQGQDAPEDAERPGAALYRALSGDAVPGVTITPVECLSNCSRGCTIALRGPGRWTYVYGNLDPAQHPELIRDKAAKYAATADGLVPWRERPEHFRKNCIARLPPLVPPAPNLGEM is encoded by the coding sequence ATGACGCGACCCGCCGAAACGGTCGAATTGCTTGTCTGCATCAAATGCAGGCAGGGACAGGACGCCCCCGAAGACGCCGAAAGACCCGGTGCAGCGCTCTACCGCGCGCTGTCGGGCGATGCCGTTCCGGGCGTGACGATCACGCCGGTCGAATGCCTGTCCAATTGTTCGCGCGGCTGCACGATCGCGCTGCGCGGTCCGGGGCGCTGGACCTATGTCTACGGCAATCTCGACCCGGCCCAGCATCCCGAGCTGATCCGCGACAAGGCCGCGAAATACGCCGCCACCGCCGATGGCCTCGTGCCATGGCGCGAGCGCCCCGAACATTTCCGCAAGAATTGCATCGCGCGGCTTCCCCCGCTCGTCCCCCCTGCCCCCAATCTCGGAGAGATGTGA
- the cobO gene encoding cob(I)yrinic acid a,c-diamide adenosyltransferase has product MDDVTLRHNQKMKRIKAARDEMMKTKTEEKGLIIVHTGAGKGKSSSGFGMIMRCIAHGMPCAVVQFIKGNWETGEKTFLRERFADECRFFVSGEGFTWETQDRERDIAAAQNGWRIAKEQILDPEIQFVLLDEINIALRYDYLDIDEVVDFLLTQKPRMTHVCLTGRNAKPELIEAADLVTEMTLTKHPFKDGVKAQKGIEF; this is encoded by the coding sequence ATGGATGACGTGACCCTTCGCCACAATCAGAAGATGAAGCGCATCAAGGCGGCGCGGGACGAGATGATGAAGACCAAGACCGAGGAAAAGGGTCTGATCATCGTCCATACCGGTGCAGGCAAGGGCAAATCCTCGAGCGGGTTCGGCATGATCATGCGCTGCATCGCGCATGGCATGCCCTGCGCCGTGGTCCAGTTCATCAAGGGCAATTGGGAGACGGGGGAAAAGACCTTTCTGCGGGAGCGTTTCGCGGACGAATGCCGCTTTTTCGTGTCGGGCGAGGGGTTCACCTGGGAAACGCAGGACCGCGAGCGCGACATCGCGGCGGCGCAGAACGGCTGGCGCATCGCCAAGGAACAGATTCTCGACCCCGAGATCCAGTTCGTGCTTCTGGACGAGATCAACATCGCGCTGCGCTACGATTACCTCGATATCGACGAGGTGGTCGATTTCCTGCTGACGCAAAAGCCGCGCATGACCCATGTCTGCCTGACGGGCCGCAACGCCAAGCCCGAGCTGATCGAGGCCGCCGATCTGGTGACCGAGATGACGCTGACCAAGCATCCGTTCAAGGATGGGGTGAAGGCGCAGAAGGGCATCGAATTCTGA
- a CDS encoding cobyric acid synthase — MTRALMIQGTGSNVGKSLLVAGLCRAARKRGLSVAPFKPQNMSNNAAVTGDGGEIGRAQALQAWAAGLVPHTDMNPVLLKPETDVGSQVIVQGQRLTTARARDYQRLKPQLMAAVLESFGRLKGAHDLVLVEGAGSPAEVNLRAGDIANMGFARAADVPVVLAGDIDRGGVIAQIIGTQAVIAPEDAAMIAGFLINRFRGDPSLFDDGYALIAERTGWRGYGVCPWFPEAWKLPAEDALDLAKPRRAEGLHVVCLTLSRIANFDDLDPLAQEPGVRLTMLGAGQAIPGDADLVILPGTKSTRGDLAYLRAQGWDLDLAAHVRRGGQVLGICGGYQMLGREVADPEGIEGPAGADPGLGLLDVATVMTPKKRLTEVLATHSATGAGFHGYEIHIGESDGPDRARPFAHVAGMPEGAVSADGRIAGSYLHGMFRDDGFRAAYLAGFGVKAASDGYDAGVDATLDALAAHLEAHLDVDGLLAAAR; from the coding sequence ATGACCCGCGCGCTGATGATCCAGGGGACCGGCAGCAATGTCGGCAAGTCGCTTCTGGTGGCGGGCCTGTGCCGGGCGGCGCGCAAGCGCGGGCTGTCGGTCGCGCCCTTCAAGCCGCAGAACATGTCGAACAATGCCGCCGTCACGGGCGATGGGGGCGAGATCGGGCGCGCGCAGGCCCTGCAGGCCTGGGCGGCGGGGCTGGTGCCCCATACCGACATGAACCCGGTGCTGTTGAAGCCCGAGACCGATGTGGGCTCGCAGGTGATCGTGCAGGGCCAGCGGCTGACGACCGCGCGGGCGCGCGATTACCAAAGGTTGAAACCGCAGCTAATGGCCGCCGTGCTGGAAAGCTTCGGGCGGCTCAAGGGCGCTCATGACCTTGTTCTGGTCGAAGGGGCGGGCAGCCCGGCCGAGGTCAATCTGCGCGCGGGCGATATCGCCAACATGGGGTTTGCCCGCGCGGCGGACGTCCCCGTGGTGCTGGCGGGCGATATCGACCGGGGCGGCGTGATCGCGCAGATCATCGGCACGCAGGCCGTGATCGCGCCCGAGGATGCGGCGATGATCGCGGGCTTCCTGATCAACCGGTTCCGGGGTGATCCGTCGCTGTTCGACGATGGCTATGCGCTGATCGCGGAGCGCACCGGCTGGCGCGGCTACGGGGTCTGCCCGTGGTTTCCCGAGGCGTGGAAACTGCCCGCCGAGGATGCGCTCGACCTGGCCAAGCCGCGCCGGGCCGAGGGGTTGCATGTCGTTTGCCTGACGCTCAGCCGGATCGCGAATTTCGACGATCTGGACCCTTTGGCGCAGGAACCGGGGGTGCGTCTGACCATGCTGGGCGCGGGGCAGGCCATTCCGGGGGATGCCGATCTGGTGATCTTGCCGGGCACGAAATCGACGCGGGGCGATCTGGCCTATCTGCGCGCGCAGGGTTGGGATCTGGATCTTGCCGCCCATGTGCGGCGCGGTGGGCAGGTTCTGGGGATTTGCGGTGGCTACCAGATGCTGGGCCGCGAGGTCGCGGACCCCGAGGGGATCGAGGGGCCTGCGGGGGCCGATCCGGGGCTGGGGCTTTTGGATGTGGCGACCGTGATGACCCCGAAAAAGCGCCTGACCGAGGTTTTGGCGACGCATTCGGCCACGGGGGCCGGGTTTCATGGTTATGAAATCCATATCGGGGAAAGCGATGGGCCGGACCGGGCGCGCCCCTTTGCCCATGTGGCGGGTATGCCCGAGGGGGCGGTCAGCGCGGATGGCCGCATCGCGGGCAGCTACCTGCACGGGATGTTTCGCGACGACGGGTTCCGCGCGGCCTATCTGGCGGGGTTCGGGGTGAAAGCGGCCAGCGATGGCTATGACGCGGGCGTCGATGCCACGCTCGATGCGCTGGCGGCGCATCTGGAAGCCCATCTCGATGTCGACGGGTTACTGGCCGCTGCCCGCTAG
- the cobD gene encoding threonine-phosphate decarboxylase CobD, translated as MTGQARDHGGDLDRARATYGGEDWIDLSTGINPLPYPMPQIPPHALNTLPTATDMGALEQAAASAYGARTGVVALSGAQAAIQLVPRLRPAGTAAVLSPSYNEHAASLAAQGWQVRAAHDLTQMAGADLAVVVNPNNPDGRLWPPEVLARLAGDVGLLVVDESFADPTPHLSLCPQLHDLGERALVLRSFGKFYGLAGLRLGFALGGAKTLEHLRTLSGPWAVSGPAIVAGSAALSDSTWQTETRTRLARDADRLDALAARAGWSLVGGTNLFRTYDTGDAMAARAHLARARIWTRAFPYSAGWLRLGLPGDAAGWNRLEQALAGSGQ; from the coding sequence ATGACCGGGCAGGCACGCGATCACGGCGGCGATCTGGACAGGGCGCGCGCCACTTATGGCGGGGAGGACTGGATCGACCTGTCGACCGGCATCAACCCCCTGCCCTATCCGATGCCCCAGATCCCGCCCCATGCGCTGAACACCCTGCCCACCGCCACGGATATGGGCGCGCTGGAACAGGCCGCAGCCAGTGCCTATGGCGCGCGGACGGGCGTCGTGGCGCTCTCGGGCGCACAGGCCGCGATCCAGCTCGTGCCCCGGCTGCGCCCCGCAGGCACCGCCGCCGTCCTCAGCCCCAGCTACAACGAACATGCCGCCTCCCTTGCCGCACAAGGCTGGCAGGTGCGCGCGGCCCACGATCTGACCCAGATGGCGGGTGCCGATCTGGCCGTGGTGGTCAACCCCAACAACCCCGATGGACGCCTCTGGCCGCCCGAGGTTCTGGCGCGGCTTGCGGGCGATGTGGGCCTCTTGGTCGTTGACGAAAGCTTTGCCGATCCCACGCCCCACCTGTCGCTCTGCCCCCAGCTGCACGATCTGGGCGAACGGGCCCTGGTCCTGCGCTCCTTCGGCAAGTTCTACGGGCTTGCCGGTCTCAGGCTCGGCTTCGCGCTTGGCGGGGCAAAGACGCTGGAGCACCTGCGCACACTTTCGGGCCCTTGGGCGGTCAGCGGACCCGCCATCGTGGCGGGCAGCGCGGCCTTGTCCGACAGCACATGGCAAACCGAAACCCGCACCCGCCTTGCCCGCGATGCCGACAGGCTCGACGCGCTCGCCGCCCGGGCCGGTTGGTCGCTTGTCGGCGGCACGAATCTGTTCCGCACCTATGATACCGGCGATGCCATGGCAGCGCGCGCGCACCTTGCCCGCGCCCGGATCTGGACGCGCGCCTTTCCCTACAGCGCGGGCTGGCTGCGTCTGGGCCTGCCGGGCGATGCTGCGGGATGGAACCGGCTGGAACAGGCGCTAGCGGGCAGCGGCCAGTAA
- the cbiB gene encoding adenosylcobinamide-phosphate synthase CbiB, translating into MSFAAMMALALLIDAVIGWPARVYARIGHPVTWIGALIAALETRWNRGGVTARRMSGAACVAVAVSAATLPALAAQALLPGGLLGLVLGAVLAWPLIAARSLHDHVAAVARPLTSGDLEGARHAVSMIVGRDPTRLDQAGVARAGLESLAENASDGIVAPLFWGAVLGLPGIAAYKAINTLDSMIGHRNTRYEDFGKVAARLDDLVNLIPARLTGLAFALVSARPGAALGAMARDARKHRSPNAGWPEAAMAGALHIRLSGPRAYGETISPEPWVNEAAPDPVPQDMVRGLALYVRAMILCGAGLVLMALAGGWG; encoded by the coding sequence ATGAGTTTCGCCGCGATGATGGCCCTGGCGCTCCTGATCGATGCGGTCATCGGCTGGCCCGCGCGGGTCTATGCCCGGATCGGCCATCCCGTGACCTGGATCGGCGCGTTGATCGCGGCGCTCGAAACCCGCTGGAACCGGGGCGGCGTGACCGCGCGCAGGATGTCTGGCGCGGCTTGCGTGGCGGTGGCGGTCTCTGCGGCAACCCTGCCCGCGCTGGCGGCACAGGCGCTCCTGCCGGGCGGCCTCCTCGGCCTGGTTCTGGGTGCCGTGCTGGCCTGGCCGCTCATCGCGGCGCGCTCGCTTCATGACCATGTCGCCGCCGTCGCCAGACCGCTCACCTCGGGCGATCTGGAGGGGGCGCGCCATGCCGTCTCCATGATCGTCGGGCGCGATCCCACCCGCCTTGATCAAGCAGGCGTTGCGCGGGCGGGGCTTGAAAGCCTGGCCGAAAATGCCTCGGACGGGATCGTCGCCCCACTGTTCTGGGGGGCGGTTCTGGGTCTGCCCGGCATCGCCGCCTACAAGGCGATCAACACGCTCGATTCCATGATCGGCCACCGCAACACCCGCTACGAGGATTTCGGCAAGGTCGCGGCCCGGCTCGACGATCTGGTGAACCTGATCCCCGCGCGCCTGACCGGGCTGGCCTTTGCGCTGGTCTCGGCCCGACCCGGCGCGGCGCTCGGGGCGATGGCCCGCGACGCGCGCAAGCACCGCTCGCCCAATGCGGGCTGGCCCGAGGCGGCGATGGCAGGCGCGCTCCATATCCGCCTGTCCGGGCCGCGCGCCTATGGCGAGACGATCTCGCCCGAGCCATGGGTGAACGAGGCCGCCCCCGACCCGGTGCCGCAGGACATGGTGCGGGGTCTTGCGCTTTATGTCCGGGCGATGATCCTGTGCGGGGCGGGGCTGGTGCTCATGGCCCTTGCGGGAGGCTGGGGATGA
- a CDS encoding propanediol utilization protein — protein MVFVAGHFGEWIQGLVGGSLALVTLDCRSRGVRATWEEAAQPALDDPAGLIGNTRAKALFSALGVAPRGKITLTPDLPPGGGAGMSTAALVALARAAGAQEAAIAAACLEVEGAVDPLMLARPDGTLWAPRSAKALAELPPPPRADILGGFWREPQRTDPGDHDFPPVDDLVADWAKGPDLPQAARLASLSAARTTAMRGPGNDPTEALAGDIGALGWARAHTGSARALIFAPGTIPQGAEGRMRAAGYTHVLRFSTGGRP, from the coding sequence ATGGTTTTCGTTGCGGGGCATTTCGGGGAATGGATTCAGGGCCTTGTCGGGGGATCGCTGGCGCTTGTGACGCTTGACTGCCGCAGCAGGGGCGTGCGCGCGACGTGGGAAGAGGCGGCGCAACCGGCGCTCGACGATCCCGCAGGGTTGATCGGCAACACACGGGCCAAGGCGCTCTTTTCGGCATTGGGCGTCGCACCACGGGGCAAGATCACCCTCACCCCCGACCTGCCGCCGGGCGGGGGCGCGGGCATGTCGACGGCCGCGCTCGTGGCGCTGGCGCGCGCAGCCGGCGCGCAGGAGGCCGCCATCGCCGCAGCCTGTCTGGAGGTCGAAGGCGCGGTCGATCCCCTGATGCTGGCGCGGCCCGACGGCACGCTCTGGGCCCCGCGCAGCGCCAAGGCGCTTGCCGAGCTGCCGCCCCCGCCCAGAGCCGATATCCTCGGCGGGTTCTGGCGGGAGCCGCAACGGACCGATCCGGGCGATCACGATTTCCCACCCGTCGATGACCTGGTCGCGGATTGGGCCAAGGGGCCCGATCTGCCCCAAGCCGCGCGGCTCGCGAGCCTGTCAGCCGCGCGCACAACGGCGATGCGCGGCCCCGGCAATGACCCGACCGAAGCGCTTGCGGGAGATATTGGCGCGCTTGGCTGGGCGCGGGCGCATACCGGATCGGCGCGGGCGCTGATCTTTGCCCCTGGCACGATCCCCCAAGGGGCCGAAGGACGCATGCGCGCGGCGGGCTATACCCATGTCCTGCGCTTTTCGACCGGGGGGCGGCCATGA
- the cobU gene encoding bifunctional adenosylcobinamide kinase/adenosylcobinamide-phosphate guanylyltransferase, giving the protein MAKSILITGGARSGKSLLAERMTLGLGAQAIYIATAEAFDTEMEDRIARHRARRGPEWVTVNAPLDLVGALADSDGQGLPRLVDCLTLWLSNLMLGEQDCESAAAELADLVPRLASPVVFVTNEVGSGIVPENALARAFRDAAGLTNQRLAQTCDEVWFCVSGLPLKVKPQ; this is encoded by the coding sequence ATGGCAAAGTCGATCCTCATCACGGGCGGGGCCCGGTCGGGCAAGAGCCTTCTGGCCGAGCGCATGACGCTGGGGCTGGGCGCGCAGGCGATCTACATCGCCACGGCAGAGGCCTTTGACACCGAGATGGAGGATCGCATCGCGCGCCACCGCGCCCGGCGCGGCCCCGAATGGGTGACGGTGAATGCGCCGCTCGATCTGGTGGGGGCGCTTGCCGACAGCGACGGGCAGGGCCTGCCACGGCTTGTCGATTGCCTGACGCTCTGGCTCAGCAACCTGATGCTGGGCGAGCAGGATTGCGAAAGTGCTGCCGCAGAGCTTGCCGATCTTGTCCCGCGCCTTGCCTCGCCGGTCGTCTTCGTCACCAACGAGGTGGGATCGGGGATCGTGCCGGAAAACGCGCTCGCCCGCGCCTTTCGCGATGCGGCGGGTCTGACCAACCAACGTCTCGCCCAGACCTGTGACGAGGTCTGGTTCTGTGTCTCTGGATTACCCTTGAAAGTGAAACCGCAATGA
- the cobT gene encoding nicotinate-nucleotide--dimethylbenzimidazole phosphoribosyltransferase, with protein MTDLTHLSRLEDILTLDLPSPDPATIEGARARQAELTKPPGSLGRLEDLAAFVAGWRACARPRIARAQALVFAGNHGICAQGVNPFPQAVTALMVANFEAGGAAINQLCRVAGADLTVVPLDLDRPTQDFTQGPAMTEAECLDALKRGAAAVDPEADVLILGEMGIGNSTISAALALAVCGGAPGDWVGRGTGSDAEGQARKAEVIARGLARHAGLSPLEALAALGGREQAAICGAVLAARMARIPVILDGYICTAAVAPLHGAGAGLLDHCLVGHLSAEPGHARLCAAMGKDPILSLSMALGEGTGAALALGVLRGALACHDGMATFAEAGIG; from the coding sequence ATGACCGACCTGACCCATCTTTCCCGGCTGGAGGATATCCTGACGCTCGATCTGCCCTCGCCCGATCCGGCCACGATCGAGGGGGCCCGGGCGCGGCAGGCCGAATTGACCAAGCCGCCCGGCTCGCTCGGTCGGCTGGAGGATCTGGCGGCTTTCGTGGCCGGGTGGCGGGCCTGCGCGCGCCCCAGGATCGCGCGCGCGCAGGCCCTGGTTTTCGCGGGCAATCACGGGATCTGCGCGCAGGGCGTGAACCCGTTCCCGCAAGCGGTGACCGCGCTGATGGTCGCCAATTTCGAGGCGGGCGGTGCCGCCATCAACCAGCTGTGCCGGGTCGCTGGCGCGGATCTGACGGTCGTGCCGCTGGATCTGGACCGGCCCACGCAGGATTTCACCCAAGGTCCCGCGATGACCGAGGCGGAATGCCTTGATGCCCTGAAGCGTGGTGCGGCGGCGGTCGATCCCGAGGCCGATGTGCTGATCCTGGGCGAGATGGGGATCGGCAATTCCACCATCTCGGCGGCGCTGGCGCTGGCTGTTTGTGGCGGCGCGCCGGGTGATTGGGTCGGGCGCGGCACGGGCAGCGATGCCGAGGGTCAGGCTCGCAAGGCCGAGGTGATCGCGCGCGGTCTGGCGCGGCATGCGGGGTTGTCGCCGCTGGAGGCGCTTGCGGCGCTCGGCGGGCGCGAACAGGCGGCGATCTGCGGCGCGGTTCTGGCCGCGCGCATGGCGCGTATCCCCGTCATTCTGGACGGCTATATTTGCACCGCTGCCGTTGCCCCCCTGCACGGGGCGGGGGCGGGGCTGCTCGATCATTGCCTTGTCGGGCATCTGAGCGCGGAACCGGGCCATGCCCGGCTTTGCGCCGCCATGGGCAAGGACCCGATCCTGTCGCTGTCCATGGCGCTGGGCGAAGGGACGGGGGCGGCGCTGGCGCTTGGTGTTCTGCGTGGGGCCTTGGCCTGTCACGACGGCATGGCGACCTTTGCCGAGGCCGGCATCGGCTGA
- a CDS encoding methyltransferase domain-containing protein, producing the protein MMTGSRVAEYYDANTRRFLAVGGSGSALAIHRPLWADGVSTPSQAAAHVNDIIRMQAERHLGRAPRRVLDLGCGVGGSLFHLAPFWPEAKMTGITISAVQRAKAEAEATRRNLSARCRFLRADFTEVRGSDADLAMAIESHVHAQSAAAFLDAAASALGTGGVLVIVDDMLRRPETDLTMAERRWLDRFRAGWRLGHVPDLDGLQAAADCAGFDRLDLQDLTPLIRLDRLRDRALHLAGPVAHRVGLNHWPIFANMIGGDALTRLYKMGTMGYTCVTLRKRG; encoded by the coding sequence ATGATGACAGGCTCTCGGGTCGCGGAGTATTACGACGCCAACACCCGCCGCTTTCTTGCGGTAGGGGGCAGCGGCTCGGCACTTGCGATCCATCGACCGCTCTGGGCCGATGGGGTGTCAACGCCCTCACAGGCAGCCGCCCATGTCAATGACATCATCCGGATGCAGGCCGAGCGCCACCTTGGCCGCGCACCCCGCCGGGTTCTCGACCTTGGCTGCGGGGTCGGCGGAAGCCTGTTTCACCTCGCCCCCTTCTGGCCCGAGGCCAAAATGACCGGCATCACGATCAGCGCCGTCCAGCGCGCCAAGGCCGAGGCGGAGGCAACGCGCCGAAACCTGAGCGCGCGGTGCCGCTTTCTCCGGGCCGATTTCACCGAGGTGCGGGGCAGCGATGCGGATCTGGCCATGGCCATCGAATCCCACGTCCATGCGCAAAGCGCTGCCGCCTTTCTGGATGCCGCGGCATCCGCGCTGGGAACGGGCGGGGTTCTGGTGATCGTCGACGACATGCTGCGCCGGCCCGAGACGGACCTGACCATGGCCGAGCGGCGTTGGCTCGACCGGTTTCGCGCGGGCTGGCGGCTGGGGCATGTGCCCGATCTGGACGGCTTGCAGGCGGCAGCGGACTGCGCCGGGTTCGACAGGCTCGACCTCCAGGACCTGACGCCCCTGATCCGCCTCGACCGCCTGCGCGACCGGGCGCTGCATCTGGCAGGGCCCGTGGCGCACCGGGTGGGGCTGAACCATTGGCCCATCTTTGCGAACATGATCGGCGGCGATGCGCTGACCCGACTCTACAAGATGGGCACCATGGGCTACACCTGCGTCACCCTGCGCAAGCGGGGATGA
- a CDS encoding hybrid nucleoside-diphosphate sugar epimerase/sugar transferase: protein MKIVITGASGFVGRHVVPRLQTAGIDPVLIGRDPEKLAQLFPGLSCCAPDAMAQHATGADLMVHLAARNNDRPGPQAEFDAVNVDLALTQLRAAQEAGIARFVYVSSIDALDASNRSPYAESKRRGAEAVLAAAGDTEVSILYLPAVQADRFAGKLAVLNKLPRVLRGPAFHTLAALRPTVSVDKIAAHLVSGAPAGEDNRLILTEAQRGNRVYGATMRLVDYAFALTILLGFWWVLLAAWIAVRRDSPGPGLFGQPRVGRHGKVFTCWKFRTMQLGTAQAGTHEVSAASVTRVGAFLRRTKIDELPQVWNILRGEIALIGPRPCLPVQTELVEERRKRGVLDVLPGISGLAQVEGIDMSDPVRLARRDADYVALRGILPDIRLILRTARGGGQGDRVRGQTGSA from the coding sequence ATGAAGATCGTGATCACCGGCGCGTCGGGTTTCGTCGGGCGGCACGTCGTGCCCCGTCTGCAAACCGCAGGGATCGATCCGGTCTTGATCGGCCGGGACCCGGAGAAGCTGGCACAGCTCTTTCCCGGCCTGTCCTGCTGCGCCCCGGATGCCATGGCACAGCATGCAACCGGGGCCGACCTCATGGTGCACCTTGCCGCCCGCAACAACGACCGGCCCGGCCCGCAGGCCGAATTCGACGCGGTGAATGTCGATCTGGCCCTGACGCAACTGCGCGCCGCGCAAGAGGCGGGGATCGCGCGCTTCGTCTATGTCTCCTCGATCGATGCGCTCGACGCGAGCAATCGCAGTCCCTATGCCGAAAGCAAGCGCCGGGGGGCAGAGGCGGTTCTTGCCGCGGCCGGGGATACCGAGGTGTCGATCCTCTACCTGCCCGCGGTGCAGGCCGACCGCTTCGCGGGCAAGCTCGCGGTGCTGAACAAGCTGCCACGCGTGTTGCGCGGCCCTGCCTTCCACACTCTGGCCGCGCTGCGGCCCACCGTCTCGGTCGACAAGATCGCGGCGCATCTGGTTTCGGGTGCCCCTGCGGGCGAGGACAATCGCCTGATCCTGACCGAGGCGCAGAGGGGCAACCGCGTCTATGGCGCGACCATGCGGCTTGTGGATTACGCCTTTGCGCTGACGATCCTTCTGGGGTTCTGGTGGGTGCTTCTGGCGGCATGGATCGCGGTCAGGCGTGATTCGCCCGGTCCCGGCCTGTTCGGGCAACCGCGTGTCGGGCGGCATGGCAAGGTCTTTACCTGCTGGAAATTCCGCACCATGCAGCTTGGCACCGCACAAGCCGGCACGCATGAGGTCTCGGCCGCCTCCGTCACCCGCGTCGGTGCCTTTCTCAGGCGCACCAAGATCGACGAACTGCCGCAGGTCTGGAACATCCTGCGCGGCGAGATCGCGTTGATCGGCCCCCGCCCCTGCCTGCCCGTCCAGACCGAACTGGTCGAGGAGCGGCGCAAGCGCGGCGTGCTCGACGTTCTGCCGGGCATCAGCGGCCTGGCCCAGGTCGAGGGGATCGACATGAGCGATCCTGTTCGCCTCGCGCGGCGCGATGCCGATTACGTGGCGCTGCGGGGTATCTTGCCCGATATCCGCCTGATCCTGCGCACCGCGCGGGGCGGCGGGCAGGGCGACCGGGTGCGCGGGCAGACAGGTTCCGCCTGA